Part of the Triticum urartu cultivar G1812 chromosome 2, Tu2.1, whole genome shotgun sequence genome, ATCAGCGTGCCGGAGCGGTCGGTGACGTCGGCGGTGGTCATGATGGCGGACTTGATCGCAGCCGGCGACCAGTCGGGGTGCTTGCTCTTGATCAGGGCGGCGACACCAGCAAGGTGCGGCGTCGACATGGACGTGCCGGAGAGAATGTTGAAGGTCGGCCTGAGGTCAATCGACGGTGGGCCGACATGGAACGGCCACGCCGCGATCACGTTCACGCCCGGGCCCGTGATGTCAGGCTTGAGAATGCCGGGGCTGTGGACGCTGGGGCCACGGGAGGAGAAGTAGGTGATGACCGGCGCCGGCGACGTGCCGAGGACCGTGCCTCTGAAGGAGATATTGGCCGTCGGGTTCGGCGTTGACTTGATGTAGTTCTTGATCTCCACTCCAGCAGCATAGCTGACTCGCGAGGCCGGCAGGACGTGCGCGACCGGGGACGTGATGTAACCCTGGGAAAACTCGTTGGCCAGAATCATGCCTGCGCCTCCGGCTCTCAGCACCTCGGCTCCCTTCTCCACCGGCAGGACGTTGCCGCTGTCGCATAACACTATCTTGTTCCTGACGTCAAAGCCGTCCAGCGAGCCGTTGCCGCAGAACTGGGCGGAGGGCGTTGAGTTCGCACCGGGGTAGAACAACGGGGCAGCCACCGAGTTGTCGGGCTGGTAGAGCGACTCGCCGTCGAACGAGAGGTTTTCTCCAAGGATAACCTTGGCGATGATCAAACGGTCCATGGTGCTCGCCGCGACGGTGAGCATCCATGGCGCCTCATTCAATATTGTGGAGTTTCTCGGGCCGGCGTTGCCAGCCGCCATACTGACGAAGATCCCCTTCTCCGCTGCGGCGAACGTGCCGACGGCGACGCTATCATTGTAGAAAGGCCGCTGAGGAAAGCCGAGAGATATGGATATAACGTCGCAGCCGTCGGACACGGCGGCGTCGATGCCAGCGAGTACATCTACAACGGCACAGGCACCGCTCGCGTCGCAAACCTTGTACATGGCGACGTGCGCGCGGGGCGCGATACCGGACGCGGTGCCGTTGCCCTGCCCAAGCACCTGAGCACCCGGCACGGCTGATCCTGCGGCGGTGCTAGATGTGTGCGTGCCGTGCCCATTCCCGTCGATCGGCGACACGGGGGCGGCGCCAGGAGCACTGGGGTTGCCGCTGGTGATGAAGGTCCGAGCACCGATCAGTTTGTGCCCGTTGCACACGGAGCCGTTGAAGTCGCACCTCCCCTTCCACTTGGCCGGCGGCGGCATCATGCCGAAGCCGCTGAAGGAGGGGTGGTCGGGGAAGACACCGGTGTCAAGCACCCCGATGATGACGCCTTCGCCGGAGCCGACGGACAAGTTCCTCACACCCAGCGTCGTGTCCAGCCCGAGGAACTGCGACGTGTGCGTCGTCTGCACGTGGTAGATCACGTTCGGCACCGCGGCGACAAACCCGGGCATGGCGGAGACGGTTTTGAGCTCCCGCCGCGTCAGCTGCGCCGCAAAGCCGCT contains:
- the LOC125534263 gene encoding subtilisin-like protease 4, with the protein product MESFKLSLLFSLLAFLLLAIVTAGDELGTYVVHVQPQENRPFATIDDLKAWHQSFLPEHGRLLHSYHHVASGFAAQLTRRELKTVSAMPGFVAAVPNVIYHVQTTHTSQFLGLDTTLGVRNLSVGSGEGVIIGVLDTGVFPDHPSFSGFGMMPPPAKWKGRCDFNGSVCNGHKLIGARTFITSGNPSAPGAAPVSPIDGNGHGTHTSSTAAGSAVPGAQVLGQGNGTASGIAPRAHVAMYKVCDASGACAVVDVLAGIDAAVSDGCDVISISLGFPQRPFYNDSVAVGTFAAAEKGIFVSMAAGNAGPRNSTILNEAPWMLTVAASTMDRLIIAKVILGENLSFDGESLYQPDNSVAAPLFYPGANSTPSAQFCGNGSLDGFDVRNKIVLCDSGNVLPVEKGAEVLRAGGAGMILANEFSQGYITSPVAHVLPASRVSYAAGVEIKNYIKSTPNPTANISFRGTVLGTSPAPVITYFSSRGPSVHSPGILKPDITGPGVNVIAAWPFHVGPPSIDLRPTFNILSGTSMSTPHLAGVAALIKSKHPDWSPAAIKSAIMTTADVTDRSGTLILDEQHKTADLFAVGAGHVNPEKAVDPGLVFDAAAEDYIGYLCGMYTNQQVSVIARRAVDCSAVKVIREYQLNYPSISLRFPQTWSPTFVIEVDRTVKNVGEVPATYHHQVDMPADSPVSVGVFPSSLLFTEADQVQKLQIFVWATNSSATAVQGALLWVSEKHTVRIPISVTFAAE